In Janthinobacterium sp. B9-8, the genomic stretch CCTTCGGCCACAATGCGCGGAATAATATCTTTACCAAAATCGTGGGAAGATTCTTCATCGGCCAGATCTTCGGCCAGCATGCGATTAATATAATCGGCATTAAAAACATATACGCCCATCGATGCCAAAGCTTTATCGCTTTTATTGGGCATGGCGGGCGGATCGGTGGGTTTTTCAATAAAGGCGGTGATTTTTCGCTCTTCATCCACCGCCATTACGCCAAAGGCGGAGGCTTCAACCCGATCGACTTCGATGCAGGCAATCGTGCACGCGGCGTTGTTTTCTACATGATCGAGCAGCATGCGGGAGTAATCCATTTTATAAATATGGTCCCCCGCCAGAATCACCACATATTGCGCTCTGTAGCTGCGGATAATATCCAGATTCTGAAATACCGCATCGGCCGTGCCGCGATACCAGTGTTCTTCGTCCACTCTTTGCTGAGCGGGCAAAAGATCAATAAATTCATTCATTTCATTGCGCAAAAAAGACCAGCCGCGCTGCAAATGCCGAAGCAGGCTATGCGATTTATATTGGGTAATCACGCCAATTCGGCGAATACCTGAATTAAGGCAATTAGACAGGGCAAAATCAATAATTCGGTATTTGCCACCAAAATGCACCGCAGGCTTGGCGCGGTGATTGGTTAAGTCTTTTAAACGAGAGCCACGGCCACCGGCCAGCACCAGCGCCACGGCCTGATTAGGGAGCTGGCGAGCCAAAACCAGCTTATCAATTGCTTCCATCTCACCACTCCCATCTGCCTACTTATATGAATACTAAGCAAGCTTGAGAGTAATTTCTTAGAAAGATGTTTAATCAGGCGCATCAACATGCCCGTGGGCACCAAAGTGCCCACGGTTTTACACCCAATACTGATGTGTTTTACGCTGGTTTTATTTTAGATTTAAGACCGTGTATTCAAAATACTCAAAGCCACCGCTTCGGCAATTTTAATACCATCCACACCGGCAGATAAAATTCCACCCGCATAGCCTGCACCTTCACCGGCAGGGAATAAGCCCTTGGTGTTGATGCTTTCTAGCGTGTCGTTATCGCGCTTAATCCGTACCGGTGACGAGGTGCGGGTTTCTACGCCGGTAAACAGCGCGTCACTCATGCCAAAGCCTTTAATTTGCTTATCAAACGCTGGCATCGCTTCGCGAATAGCGGTAATCGCGTATTCAGGCAAGCAATCGGCTAGGTCAGTTAAATGCACACCCGGCGTATAGGAAGGCACAACCGAGCCAAACTCGGTAGAAGGCTTGCCAGCCAGAAAATCGCCTAGCTTTTGCACTGGCGCTTGGTAAGT encodes the following:
- the glgC gene encoding glucose-1-phosphate adenylyltransferase produces the protein MEAIDKLVLARQLPNQAVALVLAGGRGSRLKDLTNHRAKPAVHFGGKYRIIDFALSNCLNSGIRRIGVITQYKSHSLLRHLQRGWSFLRNEMNEFIDLLPAQQRVDEEHWYRGTADAVFQNLDIIRSYRAQYVVILAGDHIYKMDYSRMLLDHVENNAACTIACIEVDRVEASAFGVMAVDEERKITAFIEKPTDPPAMPNKSDKALASMGVYVFNADYINRMLAEDLADEESSHDFGKDIIPRIVAEGRALAHPFSASCVSSDASAAPYWRDVGTVDAYWEANLDLASVLPELDIYDKNWPIWTHQEQLSPAKFVQDINGSHGMTLNSLVSGGCIVSGSLVNNSVLFSKVRLHSFCTIDSAVILPSVTVGRSSRLRRCVIDRGCQIPEGTVIGEDRSADERRFYCSEGGVVLVTREMLAKL